A single region of the Candidatus Methanomethylicota archaeon genome encodes:
- a CDS encoding HesA/MoeB/ThiF family protein — MMREYYSRQIVLRELGEEGQEKLMKSKVAVVGVGGLGSIASTYLTLAGVGYIRIIDHDIVEIHNLHRQVLYDPSEVGYPKVEVAARKLEKMNPQVKVEPIPEHLNTSNAERLLSDVNVIVDGLDNMSTRYIVNRVSIKHRIPYIFAGAIGMEGNITVISPPETPCLECIFPKVDDNLLPTCETRGVIGATPGIIGAIEAMEAIKIIAGINGTLKGKLLVCDFKTMEFHKIEVRRRENCPACTGGGRMDIPPPKTTWICGRGVINVNPTKPIKIDLKKLKEEFSKKHKVKIVTGIMIAIEYEGKDVSIFQNGRMIIRGVKSEDEAINIYNKILNEIIETQT; from the coding sequence ATGATGAGAGAATATTATTCTAGGCAGATAGTGTTAAGGGAGCTTGGAGAAGAGGGGCAAGAGAAGCTGATGAAATCAAAGGTGGCAGTGGTAGGGGTTGGAGGACTTGGAAGCATAGCCTCAACATACCTAACACTGGCTGGAGTAGGATACATAAGGATAATAGATCACGACATAGTGGAAATACACAACCTACATAGACAAGTACTATACGATCCAAGTGAAGTAGGATACCCAAAAGTGGAAGTGGCTGCTAGAAAGCTGGAGAAGATGAATCCACAAGTAAAGGTGGAACCAATACCAGAACACCTCAACACATCCAACGCAGAAAGATTACTGAGCGATGTAAACGTGATCGTCGATGGACTAGACAACATGAGCACAAGATACATAGTGAACAGGGTAAGCATAAAGCATAGGATACCATACATATTTGCAGGAGCCATAGGAATGGAAGGGAACATAACAGTAATAAGCCCACCAGAAACACCATGCCTAGAATGCATATTCCCAAAAGTAGACGACAACCTACTACCCACATGCGAAACAAGGGGGGTTATAGGGGCAACACCGGGAATAATAGGGGCTATTGAAGCCATGGAAGCAATAAAAATCATAGCTGGAATAAATGGAACATTAAAGGGGAAACTACTGGTATGCGACTTCAAAACCATGGAATTCCACAAAATAGAAGTAAGGAGAAGGGAGAACTGCCCAGCATGCACAGGAGGCGGGAGAATGGATATACCACCACCAAAAACCACATGGATATGTGGAAGAGGAGTTATAAACGTAAACCCAACAAAACCAATAAAAATAGACTTAAAGAAGTTGAAGGAGGAATTTTCAAAGAAACATAAAGTGAAGATAGTGACTGGAATAATGATAGCAATAGAATACGAGGGGAAAGATGTAAGCATATTCCAAAATGGGAGGATGATAATAAGGGGAGTGAAAAGCGAAGATGAAGCCATAAACATATACAACAAAATACTAAATGAAATCATTGAAACACAAACCTAA